In Microbacterium esteraromaticum, the following proteins share a genomic window:
- a CDS encoding FadR/GntR family transcriptional regulator: MAEPVAPGRAWRTVLERIEDDLLSGALGPGDRLPSERDLSADLGVGRSSVREALRVLEVMGLIRTSTGSGPHAGAIVIAAPSGGMAALLRLQVAAQGFPLADVVQTRLVLEDAVVAALSADPQRDLATVHSVLDAMDAESLTPGEFLALDASLHYALAEAAGNTVITATMAGLRTAIESYVVEGAARIERWDAMASRLRAEHRAIIAAIEHGDVAKAKTLVNSHITGYYTAAGLVPGAD, encoded by the coding sequence ATGGCGGAACCCGTTGCGCCCGGCCGCGCGTGGCGCACGGTGCTCGAGCGGATCGAGGACGACCTGCTCAGCGGCGCCCTCGGCCCCGGAGATCGCCTCCCGTCGGAGCGCGACCTCTCGGCCGACCTCGGCGTCGGCCGCTCCAGCGTCCGCGAGGCCCTGCGCGTACTCGAGGTGATGGGGCTGATCCGCACCTCCACGGGCTCCGGTCCCCACGCGGGGGCGATCGTCATCGCCGCGCCGTCGGGCGGGATGGCAGCCCTGCTGCGCCTGCAGGTCGCCGCTCAGGGCTTCCCTCTGGCGGATGTCGTGCAGACGCGCCTTGTGCTGGAGGACGCCGTCGTGGCTGCATTGAGCGCAGACCCGCAGCGGGACCTCGCGACGGTGCACTCCGTGCTCGACGCGATGGATGCCGAGTCGCTCACCCCCGGCGAGTTCCTCGCCCTCGACGCATCGCTGCACTACGCCCTCGCCGAGGCGGCGGGCAACACCGTCATCACCGCGACGATGGCGGGCCTTCGCACCGCCATCGAGTCGTACGTGGTCGAAGGCGCGGCGCGGATCGAGCGGTGGGATGCCATGGCGTCCCGCCTTCGCGCCGAGCATCGCGCCATCATCGCCGCGATCGAGCACGGCGACGTGGCGAAGGCGAAGACGCTCGTGAACTCCCACATCACCGGCTATTACACCGCCGCCGGGCTCGTGCCCGGCGCCGACTGA
- a CDS encoding thymidine kinase produces the protein MAKLYFRYGAMNSGKSTALLQAAYNYEERGQRVLLAKPAIDTKGASQIESRLGMTREVDFLIGTDDDARELFLRERARVRSEAADELLPAEPRDVACLLVDEAQFLTTEQIDDLFRIAVLEGIPVMAYGIRNDFRTHAFPGSARLLAIAHSLEELKTICRCGRKAVFNGRLVDGRFVFSGDQVAIDGAEVTYESLCGNCYLEESGGALD, from the coding sequence GTGGCGAAGCTGTACTTCCGCTACGGCGCGATGAACTCGGGCAAGTCCACCGCCCTGCTGCAGGCCGCGTACAACTATGAGGAACGCGGACAGCGGGTGCTGCTGGCCAAGCCCGCGATCGACACGAAGGGCGCCTCTCAGATCGAGAGCCGGCTCGGCATGACCCGCGAGGTCGATTTCCTCATCGGGACCGACGACGACGCCCGCGAGCTGTTCCTGCGTGAACGGGCCCGGGTGCGCTCCGAGGCGGCCGACGAGCTGCTGCCAGCCGAGCCGCGTGATGTCGCCTGCCTGCTGGTCGACGAGGCGCAGTTCCTCACGACCGAGCAGATCGATGACCTGTTCCGCATCGCGGTGCTCGAGGGCATCCCGGTGATGGCATACGGCATCCGCAACGATTTCCGTACTCACGCGTTCCCGGGGTCGGCCCGATTGCTCGCCATCGCGCACTCTCTCGAAGAGCTGAAGACGATCTGCCGATGCGGCCGCAAGGCCGTCTTCAACGGCCGGCTCGTCGACGGCCGTTTCGTGTTCTCCGGCGACCAGGTCGCGATCGACGGCGCCGAGGTGACCTACGAGTCGCTGTGCGGCAACTGCTACCTCGAGGAGTCCGGGGGAGCCCTGGACTGA
- a CDS encoding malate:quinone oxidoreductase, with the protein MTETVDVVLIGGGIMSATLGTLLHELQPDWKIVAYERLGDVAEESSNPWNNAGTGHAALCELNYMPQGKDGSLDPAKAISINEQFQQSREFWSSLVERGVLDGPSTFINSVPHMTFVRGEKDVSFLKARYEVLKKQPLFEGIEYSEDSRVINKWAPLLMQKRRKGEPFAATRVPSGTDVDFGALTHQLFEHLASSGVQVRTDHEVRSLKRQSDGSWLVKYRHVIGRTPGQVKARFVFVGAGGWALKLLQNSGIPEIKGYGVFPIGGQFLKTTNPEVVAQHQAKVYSQAAVGAPPMSVPHLDTRVVEGETSLMFGPFATFSPKFLKHGSLLDIVTQVRPHNLWPMLRVAFANPDLITYLLSELVKGHRKKVDNLRTFVPTAKDEDWTLIQAGQRAQVMKKDPEKGGVLQFGTEVVAAEDGTIAGLLGASPGASTAVPIMLGLLKRCFPEQYAGWEPKLKDLIPTMGQRLNDDAGSAEKSMSATASVLSLTA; encoded by the coding sequence GTGACCGAAACCGTCGATGTCGTTCTGATCGGTGGGGGCATCATGTCCGCCACGCTGGGTACCCTGCTGCACGAGCTGCAGCCGGACTGGAAGATCGTCGCCTACGAGCGACTCGGCGACGTCGCCGAAGAGAGCTCCAACCCGTGGAACAACGCCGGAACCGGTCACGCCGCGCTGTGCGAGCTGAACTACATGCCGCAGGGCAAGGACGGATCGCTCGATCCCGCGAAGGCCATCTCGATCAACGAGCAGTTCCAGCAGAGTCGGGAGTTCTGGTCGTCCCTGGTCGAGCGCGGCGTGCTCGACGGGCCGTCGACGTTCATCAACTCGGTTCCGCACATGACTTTCGTGCGCGGTGAGAAGGACGTCTCCTTCCTCAAGGCGCGGTACGAGGTGCTCAAGAAGCAGCCGCTGTTCGAGGGCATCGAGTACAGCGAGGACTCCCGCGTCATCAACAAGTGGGCTCCGCTGCTCATGCAGAAGCGCCGCAAGGGCGAGCCGTTCGCGGCGACCCGCGTGCCGTCGGGCACTGACGTCGACTTCGGTGCGCTCACGCACCAGCTTTTCGAGCACCTGGCCTCCTCCGGCGTGCAGGTGCGCACCGACCACGAGGTGCGCAGCCTCAAGCGTCAGAGTGACGGAAGCTGGCTCGTCAAGTACCGCCACGTCATCGGACGCACCCCTGGGCAGGTCAAGGCCCGGTTCGTCTTCGTGGGCGCAGGTGGCTGGGCTCTCAAGCTGCTGCAGAACAGTGGCATCCCCGAGATCAAGGGCTACGGCGTCTTCCCGATCGGCGGGCAGTTCCTGAAGACCACGAACCCCGAGGTCGTCGCTCAGCACCAGGCCAAGGTGTACTCGCAGGCGGCCGTCGGCGCACCTCCGATGTCGGTGCCGCACCTCGACACCCGCGTGGTCGAGGGTGAGACGTCGCTGATGTTCGGGCCGTTCGCGACCTTCAGCCCGAAGTTCCTGAAGCACGGCTCGCTGCTCGACATCGTCACGCAGGTGCGTCCGCACAACCTGTGGCCCATGCTGCGGGTCGCCTTCGCGAACCCCGATCTCATCACCTACCTGCTGAGCGAGCTCGTGAAGGGGCACCGCAAGAAGGTCGACAACCTGCGTACCTTCGTGCCGACGGCGAAAGACGAGGACTGGACGCTCATCCAGGCCGGTCAGCGCGCGCAGGTCATGAAGAAGGATCCCGAGAAGGGTGGCGTCCTGCAGTTCGGCACCGAGGTCGTGGCCGCAGAAGACGGCACGATCGCCGGCCTGCTCGGTGCATCGCCCGGTGCGTCGACGGCCGTGCCGATCATGCTCGGTCTGCTCAAGCGCTGCTTCCCCGAGCAGTACGCGGGCTGGGAGCCGAAGCTCAAGGATCTCATCCCCACGATGGGCCAGCGACTCAACGACGATGCGGGTTCCGCAGAGAAGTCGATGAGCGCGACGGCATCCGTCCTCTCGCTGACGGCCTGA
- a CDS encoding aspartate-semialdehyde dehydrogenase, whose amino-acid sequence MTRISESGFSIAIVGATGQVGTVMRDILAERSFPVRELRLFASARSAGTAIDFGGVDVIVEDVETADASGIDIALFSAGATASRAYAPKFAEAGAVVVDNSSAWRMDPEVPLVVSEVNPDAMDERPKGIIANPNCTTMAAMPVLKALHADAGLERLIVSTYQAVSGSGLAGAQELLGQVEGVLAQGDTLRLVHDGSAVDFPQPEKYVAPIAFDVIPLAGSIVDDGENETDEEKKLRNESRKILGLPDLRVAGTCVRVPVFTGHSLSIHAEFANDITPERAREVLASAPGVALEEVPTPLQAAGSDPSYVGRIRADQSAPEGKGLVLFISNDNLRKGAALNAVQIAEELTKRLTPAGV is encoded by the coding sequence ATGACCCGTATCTCCGAATCCGGATTCTCGATCGCCATCGTCGGCGCGACCGGCCAGGTCGGCACCGTGATGCGCGACATCCTCGCCGAGCGCTCGTTCCCCGTGCGCGAGCTGCGGCTGTTCGCCTCCGCCCGCTCCGCGGGTACCGCCATCGACTTCGGCGGAGTCGACGTCATCGTCGAGGACGTCGAGACGGCCGACGCCTCCGGCATCGACATCGCGCTGTTCTCGGCAGGAGCGACGGCCAGCCGTGCATACGCGCCGAAGTTCGCCGAGGCCGGCGCCGTGGTCGTCGACAACTCGAGCGCGTGGCGCATGGACCCCGAGGTCCCGCTGGTGGTCAGCGAGGTGAATCCGGATGCCATGGACGAGCGTCCCAAGGGGATCATCGCCAACCCGAACTGCACCACGATGGCGGCCATGCCCGTGCTGAAGGCCCTGCACGCCGATGCCGGCCTCGAGCGCCTCATCGTCAGCACCTACCAGGCGGTGTCGGGCTCCGGTCTCGCCGGTGCGCAGGAACTGCTCGGCCAGGTCGAAGGCGTGCTCGCCCAGGGTGACACGCTTCGCCTCGTGCACGACGGATCAGCCGTCGACTTCCCGCAGCCGGAGAAGTACGTCGCCCCCATCGCGTTCGACGTCATCCCGCTCGCCGGCTCGATCGTCGACGACGGCGAGAACGAGACCGACGAGGAGAAGAAGCTCCGCAACGAGAGCCGCAAGATCCTCGGACTGCCCGACCTGCGGGTCGCGGGCACCTGCGTGCGGGTCCCGGTCTTCACCGGTCACTCGTTGTCGATCCACGCGGAGTTCGCGAACGACATCACTCCCGAGCGGGCACGCGAGGTACTGGCATCCGCTCCTGGCGTTGCGCTCGAAGAGGTGCCGACGCCGCTGCAGGCGGCCGGCAGCGACCCCAGCTATGTCGGACGCATCCGCGCCGATCAGTCGGCCCCTGAGGGCAAGGGCCTGGTGCTCTTCATCAGCAACGACAACCTGCGCAAGGGTGCCGCGCTGAACGCCGTGCAGATCGCGGAAGAGCTCACGAAGCGCCTCACGCCGGCCGGCGTCTGA
- a CDS encoding aspartate kinase — protein MALIVQKYGGSSVADAESIKRVAKRIVDTRRAGHDVVVAVSAMGDTTDELLDLANEVAPIPAPRELDMLLSSGERISMALLAMAIHSMGFEARSFTGSQAGMITDSQHGSARIVDVTPVRLREALDEGAIVIVAGFQGFNRDTRDITTLGRGGSDTTAVALAAALNADVCEIYSDVDGIFTADPRVIPRARKLDHVSSEEMLELAANGAKVLYIRAVEYARRHGVLIHARSTFSSSEGTYVLGEGMKNPRATEGEVMEEPIVAGVATDLSQAKITVAGVPDVPGKAAEIFKIVSKAGANVDMIVQNVSAASTGRTDISFTLPKADAPATLKALAAEQGEVGFESLLHDDQIGKLSVVGAGMRTHSGVSAILFEALSAGGINIEMISTSEIRISVVLRGDDLAEAARTVHSAYGLDSEIEAVVHAGTGR, from the coding sequence GTGGCCCTGATCGTGCAGAAGTACGGCGGTTCGTCCGTCGCCGACGCAGAGAGCATCAAGCGCGTCGCCAAGCGCATCGTCGACACCCGTCGTGCCGGCCATGACGTCGTGGTCGCGGTGAGCGCGATGGGCGACACCACCGACGAGCTGCTCGACCTCGCGAACGAGGTCGCCCCGATCCCCGCCCCGCGCGAGCTCGACATGCTGCTGTCGAGCGGTGAGCGCATCTCGATGGCGCTGCTGGCGATGGCGATCCACTCGATGGGCTTCGAGGCCCGGTCGTTCACCGGCAGCCAGGCGGGCATGATCACCGACTCGCAGCACGGCTCGGCGCGCATCGTCGATGTGACGCCCGTGCGTCTGCGCGAAGCCCTCGACGAGGGCGCGATCGTCATCGTCGCCGGCTTCCAGGGGTTCAACCGCGACACCCGTGACATCACCACGCTCGGACGCGGCGGCTCCGACACCACCGCCGTCGCGCTCGCGGCGGCGCTCAATGCCGACGTCTGCGAGATCTATAGCGACGTCGACGGCATCTTCACCGCCGACCCGCGAGTCATCCCCCGCGCCCGCAAGCTCGACCACGTCTCCAGTGAGGAGATGCTCGAGCTCGCCGCCAACGGCGCGAAGGTGCTGTACATCCGCGCTGTCGAGTACGCCCGCCGTCACGGTGTGCTCATCCACGCCCGCTCGACGTTCTCGTCGTCCGAGGGCACCTACGTTCTGGGCGAGGGCATGAAGAACCCTCGCGCCACCGAGGGAGAAGTCATGGAAGAACCGATCGTCGCCGGAGTCGCCACCGACCTCAGCCAGGCAAAGATCACCGTCGCCGGCGTGCCCGATGTGCCTGGCAAGGCCGCCGAGATCTTCAAGATCGTCTCGAAGGCCGGCGCGAACGTCGACATGATCGTGCAGAACGTGTCGGCGGCATCCACGGGACGCACCGACATCTCGTTCACGCTGCCCAAGGCCGACGCCCCCGCGACCCTCAAGGCCCTCGCGGCCGAGCAGGGCGAGGTCGGCTTCGAGAGCCTGCTGCACGACGACCAGATCGGCAAGCTGTCGGTCGTCGGCGCCGGCATGCGCACGCACTCCGGGGTCTCGGCGATCCTCTTCGAGGCGCTCAGCGCGGGCGGTATCAACATCGAGATGATCTCGACCTCGGAGATCCGCATCTCGGTCGTGCTCCGCGGCGACGACCTCGCCGAAGCGGCGCGCACCGTGCACAGCGCCTACGGACTCGACAGCGAGATCGAAGCCGTGGTGCACGCAGGCACCGGTCGCTGA
- a CDS encoding response regulator, producing the protein MSIRLLIVDDHPIVRAGLRSVIERRGFDVVAEAASGEEALALASDLHPDVVLCDLRLGEGIDGVETTAALRSAPRPPAVIILTTFDHDAQIVRALEAGAAGYLLKDVATEVIAKAITDAAAGALVFGPDDRRLVEALRAPRIELTPRELEVLRRVDEGASNREIAAQLFIAEATVKTHVVHLLEKLGVPGRSAAAAEARRRGLI; encoded by the coding sequence ATGAGCATCCGGCTGCTGATCGTCGACGATCATCCGATTGTCCGCGCCGGTCTGCGCAGCGTGATCGAACGGCGCGGGTTCGACGTCGTCGCCGAGGCGGCGAGCGGCGAGGAGGCGCTCGCCCTGGCATCCGACCTGCACCCTGACGTCGTGCTCTGCGATCTGCGGCTGGGGGAGGGGATCGACGGCGTCGAGACGACCGCGGCGCTGCGCTCCGCCCCGCGCCCGCCAGCGGTGATCATCCTGACCACGTTCGACCATGACGCGCAGATCGTGCGGGCATTGGAGGCCGGGGCGGCGGGATATCTGCTGAAGGACGTCGCCACGGAGGTCATCGCCAAGGCGATCACGGATGCCGCCGCCGGGGCCCTCGTGTTCGGCCCCGACGATCGCCGACTGGTCGAGGCGCTGCGCGCGCCCCGCATCGAGCTCACCCCGCGCGAGCTCGAGGTGCTCCGGCGCGTCGACGAGGGCGCGAGCAATCGCGAGATCGCCGCGCAGCTGTTCATCGCCGAGGCGACGGTCAAGACGCACGTGGTGCACCTGCTCGAGAAGCTCGGGGTGCCTGGGCGCAGCGCAGCCGCTGCCGAGGCGAGACGGCGCGGTCTGATCTGA
- a CDS encoding histidine kinase, whose product MSSDRRRLLRAARFALHLITVALVVVTTVRAVVDGAEVLPAALAAGGFLAWYGAGAAFAHGRAASWWLVGLGAIWTAMLALSPEFVWLSFPLLLLAGHVLTARWSALFAAVVLAAAIVAPHLHGIEVTFAHLAGPLLGGGFALAVSLGYDALLRDAVEREELIASLLRAQQEMAELQDELARTQRDAGAARERTRLARDLHDTIAQELSSVSLLARGGDADRMPQIDALAQHSLTELRRIVAALAPAELEGTALAGALQRLLDALAADTGIRTELDVDEAPPALPTSVEVTLLRIAQSALANVRQHSAAELVRVVLAGEGDRAVLQISDDGRGFDTTALEVRTRSYGLIAMRSRLRELGGELRIDSAPGEGTTVRAEVGR is encoded by the coding sequence GTGAGCTCCGATCGCCGACGACTGCTGCGCGCCGCACGCTTCGCGCTGCACCTGATCACCGTCGCGCTCGTCGTCGTGACGACCGTGCGCGCGGTCGTCGACGGCGCAGAGGTGCTGCCGGCCGCGCTCGCCGCCGGCGGTTTCCTGGCCTGGTACGGAGCCGGCGCGGCCTTCGCGCACGGCAGAGCCGCGAGCTGGTGGCTCGTCGGGCTCGGAGCGATCTGGACGGCGATGCTGGCGCTGTCGCCCGAGTTCGTCTGGCTGTCGTTCCCGCTGCTGCTGCTCGCCGGTCACGTCCTCACGGCGCGGTGGTCGGCGCTGTTCGCGGCCGTGGTCCTGGCCGCAGCTATCGTGGCCCCGCACCTGCACGGCATCGAGGTCACCTTCGCGCACCTCGCCGGACCGCTGCTCGGCGGCGGCTTCGCGCTCGCCGTCTCGCTCGGCTACGACGCGCTGCTGAGAGATGCCGTGGAGCGCGAAGAGCTGATCGCCTCCCTGCTGCGTGCGCAGCAGGAGATGGCCGAGCTGCAGGACGAGCTCGCCCGCACGCAGCGTGACGCGGGAGCCGCCCGAGAGCGCACCCGGCTCGCCCGCGACCTGCACGACACCATCGCGCAGGAGCTGAGCTCCGTCTCGCTGCTGGCGAGGGGAGGGGATGCCGACCGGATGCCGCAGATCGACGCCCTCGCCCAGCACTCGCTGACCGAGCTGCGCCGCATCGTCGCCGCGCTCGCGCCTGCCGAGCTGGAGGGCACGGCGCTCGCCGGCGCGCTGCAGCGCCTGCTCGATGCGCTCGCCGCGGACACGGGCATCCGGACCGAACTCGACGTCGATGAGGCGCCGCCCGCGCTCCCCACCTCCGTTGAGGTGACGCTGCTGCGCATCGCGCAGTCGGCCCTGGCGAACGTGCGACAGCACTCCGCAGCCGAACTCGTGCGGGTCGTGCTCGCGGGCGAGGGCGACCGCGCGGTGCTGCAGATCTCCGACGACGGCCGTGGGTTCGACACGACAGCCCTCGAGGTCCGCACGCGCTCGTACGGGCTGATCGCGATGCGGTCGCGCCTGCGGGAGCTGGGCGGTGAGCTGCGCATCGACAGCGCGCCGGGCGAAGGCACGACGGTCCGCGCGGAGGTCGGACGATGA
- a CDS encoding DUF2871 domain-containing protein, giving the protein MTDTALAPSAATSPAPSQRPALRMLLAAVTVYTLAGLAAGLFYREFTKLNGYTEGMHGQLGLAHTHILTLGVIVLLIVIALEKTFGLSDGRLFRWFFWIYNAGVVISAAGLVWHGMLQVLGQESSKMIAGIAGTGHMLLGAGFVLLLLMLRKAISR; this is encoded by the coding sequence ATGACAGACACCGCTCTCGCCCCTTCGGCCGCGACCTCGCCCGCCCCCTCCCAGAGGCCTGCGCTGCGGATGCTGCTCGCCGCCGTCACCGTGTACACGCTCGCCGGTCTCGCCGCTGGACTGTTCTACCGCGAGTTCACGAAGCTGAACGGCTACACGGAGGGCATGCACGGCCAGCTGGGGCTCGCGCACACGCACATCCTCACCCTCGGCGTGATCGTGCTGCTGATTGTGATAGCACTGGAGAAGACATTCGGCCTGTCCGACGGCCGCCTGTTCCGCTGGTTCTTCTGGATCTACAACGCGGGCGTCGTGATCTCGGCGGCCGGTCTCGTCTGGCACGGCATGCTGCAGGTGCTCGGCCAGGAGTCGTCCAAGATGATCGCCGGGATCGCAGGAACCGGGCACATGCTGCTCGGTGCAGGATTCGTTCTTCTGCTGCTCATGCTGCGCAAGGCCATCAGCCGCTGA
- a CDS encoding DMT family transporter: protein MSAHHAGFTRKGWILFAVMAFVWGITYLFIKEAVHSFSPPAVVAGRTLLGGLVLLPFALRSGALSAAWKHWPWVLAFGLIEMAGPFLLLSHAETQLPSGLTGLLVSTVPLFAVIIALLRGDRSALAPIRLGGLLLGFAGVAVVVAGPGLFPHGAGSAFAIGEILLTAVMYAIAPFIIALKLRDVPSLGTITLALFAIGIGYLPAALLTQHEVPTARATVSLLLLGVVCTALAFVAFFALIREVGPVRAPLFTYINPIVAILLGTIVLSEPLTPGLLIGFPIVLIGCWFAATGGRLRPREPQPPQI, encoded by the coding sequence GTGAGCGCGCACCACGCAGGGTTCACCCGCAAGGGCTGGATCCTGTTCGCCGTGATGGCGTTCGTATGGGGCATCACGTACCTGTTCATCAAAGAGGCCGTGCACTCGTTTTCGCCGCCCGCCGTGGTGGCCGGCCGCACCCTGCTGGGCGGGCTCGTTCTGCTGCCATTCGCCCTGCGCAGCGGCGCCCTCTCGGCGGCCTGGAAGCACTGGCCGTGGGTGCTCGCGTTCGGGCTCATCGAGATGGCCGGTCCGTTCCTTCTGCTCAGCCATGCCGAGACGCAGCTGCCCTCAGGACTCACCGGACTGCTCGTGTCGACCGTGCCGCTGTTCGCCGTGATCATCGCGCTGCTGCGCGGCGACCGCTCGGCCCTCGCGCCGATCAGACTCGGGGGACTGCTGCTCGGATTCGCGGGCGTCGCCGTGGTCGTCGCGGGACCGGGGCTCTTCCCGCACGGCGCGGGCAGCGCCTTCGCGATCGGCGAGATCCTGCTCACCGCGGTGATGTACGCGATCGCGCCGTTCATCATCGCTCTCAAGCTCAGGGACGTGCCCTCGCTCGGCACCATCACGCTCGCGCTCTTCGCGATCGGGATCGGCTACCTGCCCGCCGCACTGCTCACCCAGCATGAGGTGCCCACCGCGCGGGCGACGGTCTCGCTGCTGCTGCTCGGCGTCGTCTGCACCGCGCTGGCGTTCGTCGCCTTCTTCGCGCTCATCCGCGAGGTCGGCCCGGTGCGCGCACCGCTGTTCACCTACATCAACCCGATCGTCGCGATCCTGCTGGGCACGATCGTGCTGTCCGAGCCGCTGACGCCCGGTCTGCTGATCGGCTTCCCGATCGTGCTGATCGGATGCTGGTTCGCCGCGACCGGCGGAAGGCTGAGACCCCGCGAGCCGCAGCCGCCGCAGATCTGA
- the recR gene encoding recombination mediator RecR, whose product MYDGIVQELIDEFGRLPGIGPKSAQRIAFHILQTPSFDVARLSELLTEVRARVRFCEVCGNVSEQDRCAICRDPRRNPELICVVEDAKDVAAIERTREFRGLYHVLGGAISPIAGVGPDDLRIAQLMTRLADGTVQEVILATNPNLEGEATASYLSRLLTSMAITVSRLASGLPVGGDLEYADEVTLGRAFEGRRRL is encoded by the coding sequence ATGTACGACGGAATCGTCCAGGAGCTGATCGACGAGTTCGGTCGCCTGCCCGGCATCGGCCCGAAGTCCGCGCAGCGCATCGCGTTCCACATCCTTCAGACGCCGTCGTTCGACGTCGCCCGGCTCTCCGAGCTGCTCACCGAGGTGCGGGCGCGCGTGCGCTTCTGCGAGGTCTGCGGCAACGTGTCTGAACAGGACCGCTGTGCGATCTGCCGCGACCCGCGCCGCAACCCCGAGCTCATCTGCGTCGTGGAGGACGCGAAGGACGTCGCGGCGATCGAGCGCACCCGCGAGTTCCGTGGCCTGTACCACGTGCTCGGCGGCGCGATCAGCCCGATCGCCGGCGTCGGCCCCGACGACCTGCGCATCGCTCAGCTGATGACGCGGCTCGCCGACGGCACGGTGCAGGAGGTCATCCTCGCCACCAACCCCAACCTCGAGGGAGAGGCGACGGCCAGCTACCTGAGCCGCCTGCTCACCAGCATGGCGATCACGGTGTCGCGACTCGCGTCCGGTCTGCCCGTCGGCGGCGACCTCGAATACGCCGATGAGGTGACGCTGGGGCGGGCCTTCGAAGGACGTCGCCGTCTGTGA